A part of Sulfurimonas sp. HSL-1716 genomic DNA contains:
- the rpmF gene encoding 50S ribosomal protein L32, whose amino-acid sequence MAVPKRRVSHSRSAKRRTHYKISLKRPVKDVDGTYRLPHHINPTTGEYK is encoded by the coding sequence ATGGCAGTACCAAAAAGACGTGTGTCACATTCACGTTCTGCAAAACGCAGAACTCATTATAAAATCAGTTTGAAACGTCCTGTAAAAGACGTTGACGGAACATACAGATTACCACACCACATTAATCCAACTACCGGTGAGTACAAATAA
- the ndk gene encoding nucleoside-diphosphate kinase, with the protein MERTLSIIKPDAVAKGVIGKILDRFESNGLRIAATKKLQLSRKDAETFYAVHSERPFFNDLVDFMISGPVVVSVLEGEDAMKKNRDLMGATNPKEAAAGTIRADFAENIDANAVHGSDSLENAAVEIAFFFAEKEIS; encoded by the coding sequence ATGGAACGTACGTTATCTATCATCAAACCTGATGCTGTTGCAAAAGGTGTTATCGGTAAAATTTTGGATCGTTTTGAAAGCAATGGTCTTAGAATAGCAGCTACAAAAAAACTTCAACTTTCTCGTAAAGATGCAGAGACTTTTTATGCTGTTCACAGCGAGCGCCCGTTTTTCAATGATTTAGTTGATTTTATGATAAGTGGACCGGTTGTTGTATCTGTACTAGAGGGTGAAGACGCGATGAAAAAAAATCGTGATCTTATGGGGGCTACAAACCCTAAAGAAGCAGCAGCTGGTACTATCCGTGCAGATTTTGCGGAAAATATCGATGCTAATGCGGTTCATGGAAGCGATTCATTGGAAAATGCTGCAGTGGAGATAGCGTTTTTCTTTGCGGAAAAAGAGATTTCGTAA